The sequence GTAGACTGGAAATGCGGTGACTGGTGCACGCTAATAATGCGGTAATACAAAAGTTAAAAATTAAATGACTTTGCGGTGAGAGAACAGGTCTGAAAAAAATAGTTCcggtaaacaaataaatgtgatgGAATTGCTGATGGGTAATCAGGAAGTGGGTGAAATATTTTTCAGAATTGATATCAGCAGAACTACACAAACCTGTCTGACTCCATTCAGTGCAACTCATACAGATGAGGTCAGCATGTCAGTAATTTGGTCTGTAATGGGTTGGGCATGATGACTTAGTGGTTAAgttgtttgcctcacaccttgggttgggggttcaaatcccgcttctgccctgtgtgcacagagtatGCATGCTCTCCctatgcttcaggggtttcctctgggtactccggttttctcccccagtccaacgaCATGTGCTGCAGggtgactggcatttccaaattgtccgtagtgtgtgattgttccGTGAAATGGGTTTGCACTCAGTCCAGGGTACCCCGAGTTCCCTGCATTAGGTGCCAGGCTCCCCcacgtgtaggataagcagtatgaaaaaatggatggatggtgtatAATTCTGATAATACCAATATTGACTGTTGAGAggcatatttaaataaaacattaattttaatgcttttaaaaaactttttttttttgcctggacCCTAAAAAAATCTCAAGCCAAAAAAGTCTGTAGCATAAGCTTTATCATGAATGCAGACTTGCTGGATGCAAGTTTATTAAAGTTTGTGAATGAAGAACTACACAAACTCCTCCATTTTATATACCAAGAgccaaaactgttttttttttttatcatgaacTGCCATCAGTAACACACAGCTAACATCTACCACTAGGTGTCAGGATTCCCCTGCCCAAACACTTGATTGATGTAGAGACTGAATAACAAAACATGGTCAAAATATATTGCTTGTAAGCAGTAGGAGCCTGCGAACCTCCACCTTAAAAATTGaacagttaataaataaaaatataaaatctttGCATACTGCTGGTTTACAATAAAAGTAAAATCACAATTTGCTATTCTGAGTTCATGTTTACAGTTAAGCCACTGATCTTGTCAGCAAGATGAAATTTAAAGTAAGTCTCAATGCAAAATAATTCCTAAATTACTGAGCAATATGTAAGATATGTAAGATTGCTTTCTGGACCGgtctgatccatcctgatgttctacttctggttggagttctcatcagttggaggtcacatgctgctgctgaggatgtcccacatggtgcagtctgaagatcactgagattactgaggacggttccacttaaacaccataaagatgctttggacctcaattcatatgaacagttatgctatgatagctttaacactacaatcaccacaaacagttctacactcgagtctccatcagtgaacagtggagaagttcaacaaaacagacttcctgtagaaactgtaatgaatttcctgcttgcacaactgcactatttcagCATGTAGTCTTagaacatttatagaaggggtgtatttatttataatcgcactatctggtgtcagccagatgaggacgggtttccttttgagtccggttcctctcaaggtttcttcctcatatcgtctgagggagtttttcctcaccatcgTCACCTCTTGCTGCTcattaaagctgctttgggacaatgtccactgttaaaagctctatacaaataaaactgaattaagACATGATTTTTTCTGGTGCTGCTGAAATCAGATAGACTTTTAAAGGTTAAAGAAGTAGGTACAGTTGACAAGGCAATAAAGGTGAATGCACAGTTAATGGTTTATATAGAAGTGATTATTTGTTTGCAGGAGAGTGTGATCAGTCAAAGTTGATCATGGATAGATGGATTGCGAGTCGTGTTAGAAAGTTATTTGTTTGCTCTGTTGTTTCAGCACTGTAGGACAACTATTGTGGTGAGAATTCCATGCACTGAAATTTAATTTGACCACTGCAAACAGTCTGCACagtcccccaacacacacacacacacacacacacacacacacacacacacacacacacacacacacacacacacacacacacacacttcctcttgATAAACATTTGATTTTGCATCTAGAGATCCAAGAAATATTGTTATATGAAGGATATTATGGTCAGAACCACAGCAGTTACACAGACAGATAAAGATGCCATAAATACACAGTTTgtcaaaaaatatttacattttattattattattattagtagtagtagtagtagtagttgtagtagttgtattataaTAAACCTAAAATGTCCATGAAATGGAAATTCCAAGGAAATTATTTCTGatcataactataaatattagCCACTTATTTCCTTTTCTACCCTGGTGTTTACATTGTGAGCGTGCATGACCTGAATTCCAGAAGATAATTACATAGCATGTAATTAGACTGGAAATGCAGTAACTGGTGCAGTGCAGTAACTGGTGCAGTAAGTGATGCGGTAATACAAAAGTTATTTTCTAAAATAGTGAATAAAAATGTCCTccccaggccaaagacatgcgttgtagactgattggcatctataattgtccgtagtgtgtgcgattgtgccctgtgatgggttggcaccccgtccagagtcccctgggataggcttcccGTGGCCAGGGATCAGAGTTTGGGGCTCTCGTGATTCAACTGAGGGGTATAGGAGAAAGAAAGCAATTGCAAAATGAAAAGGCCATGCACAAGCTCTGCTGAGCAAGTGTGGAAGAGTGTTGATATTCTGTCCTCTACTGGGGAAATTGCTGAGTGATGGAAGGAGCATGTTGAGGAACTCCTTAACTCAGTAGACCAGAAATCTCTGGTGTACTACTTTTGAGAACTTTTGAGAATCTTTGTGGTTGATGCCTTCATAGTGGCAAGGCTGTAAGGGTGGATAAGATTTGGACAGGGGTGGAATACAATGCACTGGACCTCTGCTGCCTGATTTGATGCTGAAGTCTGATCCTGACACTGCTCTGGGTCTTCTTGAATTCTGGACCTTGCCTGATTTTatcctgatgctctacttcCACTTGGAGCTTCTGCACTTAACTTTTCCTGCTCTGGATAGTCCCATATGAGTCCTAACGATTTGCAAAAAagtctacatctggatttctgtaaaactaCTGTGTGACAATATCTGTTGCTgaaaacattatataaataaaaatagctgtTAGATTTTGCCCTCATTAAAGTTGAggaagtgcttttttttaacctcattatatatattttctgcttgtttgttttgtcaagGACATGAAATTCTTGTGCTGAAGATAATTGCATGCTATGTGCCTAACCTAGAAATATGCTAGTAGGCTATTTACATACTTAAGGAGGACATTCCAGTGATGTAATAGATCTGACAAATAGCACCATGGGAAATCTGGGTAGATATAACAGTGTgccaagagagaaccagaacacTTGCTGACTTGAacagagacagaggcagagggCTGAATGCAAAAATGCTGAGATATCAGTGTGTAGTCATGGCCCTGGTCCTATATTTAAAAGGTAAAGTATTTGCTATTATCACTCTTAGCTGATAAatgtttcaatatttatttttctttgtttgcttGAATAAAGGAGAtcagaatataaaaaaagattttgccGGCAAAATGTAATTCAACTGAATTTTAAACTGATTCAAAACATTTGTGTCCTACTAATAAGAATAGGCTTTGTGATCAACAGCTTACTAAATATTTGATGGATTTTATATTGTATGTAAACAttgtattttacatttcataatGCGTATTCTATGTGATCTTTTCACACTACAGGCTCCCTTTCCCAACTCAGTGGTAGGTACTCATCTCAATCTTAAGTCACGTTTATTTTGTTCTGTTCTGCTCAATCAGTGAAAAGAGAGTAATAAATAAACGTGTAATAGAGTTTCTCCTTTTCTCAGTATGTGGTCGTGCACATTTTAACAGCCGTATTATGGGTGGAGAGAATGCTTCAGAAGGGGCGTGGCCATGGCAGGTTACTTTACAGAGCCATGGTAAACAGGACGGCCATTTCTGTGGAGGATCCCTCGTCAACAAAGACTGGGTTCTAACAGCAGCCAGCTGTTTCTCCAGGttaacatcacacacattaatgCACATAACACTGTACTGACACTACTCAGAGAGGTAAATGAACAAATGACTgaatatctttctttctttcagggAAAGAAAGTCTGCTGTGACTGTGTATTTGGGGAAACAGACTTTCAACGGCTTCAATCCCAATCAGATGATCAGATATGTTAAGGAGGTGATCCTTCACCCCAACTACAACAGCACAACCAAAAACAATGACATTGCACTTCTGCGTCTGCACAGTTCTGTCACCTTCTCAGACTACGTCAGACCAGTGTGCCTGGCTGGACAAGGCAGCCTTTTCCCTGATGATGCTATGAGCTGGATCACAGGCTGGGGAAACATGAACTCTACAGGTAAAATCCAACACAAATCCATGGCTCCATGCACAAGAAGTTCATTGACTGTGTTCTCTTTAGAGAAACGCTACAACTCAAAGGCAACTGACCATGAGTGGTGTCTGAGAGGAAACATCTTGGATTTCTCCTGTTCGAGTGTTTGAATTAGGATGTGTTTAGAGAATACTCAGACAGCCTCCAGACCCTAACGAGCTGACCATTAAATCTTAATTTGAGCATGGCTGGGGCTGGAACAACTGTATATCAGAACAGATTGCCAGGCATTTCTCTATCTGGCAAGTCTCCAGCTGAACATTAGTCCAGCTAAGCTATAAcgttgttcagtgtactcataTGCAGATTAAGTTTGAACTGGGGGGCAGAGTAATGGAAAaagtagcattgctgcctcacagctccgaGGTCCCTgtttcaatcctgagctctggttGTTGTCCATGCAGAGTTCCTCATGTTCTTTCAGGGTTCATGTGTCTTTCTTCTGGGTCCTCCGGTGTCCTCCCAATCCAAAATCATGTACTTAGGTGgcctggctactctaaattaccCCTAGTCAGTAAAtgactgtgtgcatgtgtgtgtgtggtgtcctgtgatggactggtgtcccatcttGAGTGAATTCTCCAACCATGTTCCCAGGATATGGATTACATGGccttgaccagaataaagcattactgaagatgaatgaattaatgaattaacaaaaaagatggacagtagcacctTCCTGTGTCTTGACATATCTTAATTGTGGATGCACGACAGTGTTTCCTCTTTATGTGAGATTGTGTTAAAGTTTCAAAAATTATTGAACATATTGTCCTCTTTGATAACTTTATATACTACTGGTTGTGAAGTACCTCAAGTGTCTGGGGAGCAAATAGAGTTTAAACTAACTCCTCTCAAGGCATGGTTTAAGACCGACTTTAGTCCCAGACTTACAATCAAACAAATTCATACACACAAAGATATGAATATAAGCTGCTATCTTTTTAATAAATAGTgatgtttatttgttattgtttgtgtttaGTGCCTTTGCCTGGTGTGCTGCAGGAGGCAATGGTGCCCATTGCTAATGCTTATCTTTGTGATTATCTACTGAATCCTGGATCCATTACCACAAACATGATCTGTGCTGGTTATATAAATGGAGGCCCAGGGATCTGCCAGGTACACTCAGCAAAATATCTGAACCTAGATCAACCTTCTAGTGTGAACGGATAATAGAACTGTTTGGTCCTTTACATCATGTCTGCAAAACACTGAGATTACAACAAAAGTTATTTTCTCTTCTGAAAGGGGGACTTTGGTGGTCCATTGGTGACGAAGCTCGGTGCAGCCTGGATTCAGGCAGGTATCATGAGCTGGAGTAAGGGCTGTGCACAGCACAACTCACCTGGTGTGTATACTCTGGTGTCCCAGTACCAGATCTGGATATCCAGCATAATCAAATCAGACCTTCCTGGATTTGTCAGGTATAACATTATTTGGTCATAAATTTATCTAACAAACTCAGTTCATGATTCAATGACTGGCTTTAAGTTTTCGCCAAAATGTGTTCTTGTGTCTTTCCAGGTACCAATACAGTGGGACGACCGGTGACAGTACTGATGGATAACAACATTTATTAGTTTACATGAGATTGTTTTACTGCACatgtctatatttatttatttttttactggaGATGAAGAGAACAGTTTTGATATATAGCTTTTATCGTAAAGCAGTACTGTAATTATGATataatccatttattttgcatAATTAAATTGTAGACAAATGAATTAATGTCTAGTTGccaagtatttatttcagttgtgGACTATTTGTGAACAATTTGGgataaattacattttaccTCAAGCAGGTATATTAATAAAGCTTTTTACTGAAATAAACGTTTTTTTGAATTCCTTTGTGTATTGAGACCTTGTCATTGTGAAAGGGCATGTGTACCACAGAGCTATGTCACCAGGAGCCTAATGCTCCTAGTAGGGCCACCCTTGAACAGTGAACATATCTGGGGTGAGACATCAGACAAAGAGCAAATGGTGACATGGAGTTGGGGGTCAGGTGCAAAGTTAGGCAGCAGGCACGCGATTGTCAGTCTTAGGAAGAATAAAATATCTGCATATACAGTAGGCtggtgtgtgtaatatatatatatatatatatatatatatatacaccagcCTAAATTTAAACAGGGAGAGTGGGCATCCCTATCTGGTACCTACAAATATGTGTAATGAGTTAGTATTAATGCCATAGGCTATAGGTGAAGTAAAGAACCCTAATCTCTTGACTAAATGATTTCCCAAAGCCAAATATCCTAAATGACTTTGTCATATGTTTTCTCTGCACAAATTTGACTGTTGCTGGTTTTACTTTTGTCATGGAACAGCTTGAAAGCAGGGACATAGGTTAGCTTTATAgttataacgcctgatgaggttggagaatacatggcgagggatctgagagggctcctccatacagaacctctccagatccttcaaatttcaggtccatgctggtggactctcctcttcagttcaccacacaggtgttctatggggttcaggtcaggggactgggatggtcatggcaggaccttgattttgtggtcagtaaaccatttttgtgttgattttgatgtatgttttggatcattgtcctgctggaagatccaaccacggcccattacAGGCTTTCTGGcagagtttttatttaatatctgttgatgtttAATAGACTCCATGATGCCAGGTATCCCAGACATGTTCATAAATCCCTGAgatcccagtcaagtctcatgtcTTTGTTCTAATTTTAGCAAAAGTTATTTCAGCtagttattataattaacaGTGTATGAGGCTAAATTaattttgaaataataaaactgATTACTTCTACACAAGTcatgttcatttattcaaaattgtCTAATAAAGAACACAAGGTTTTACTTAAATcattgatttcatttttatacacaatcaAAAAACTATTACTTTAAAACTATTATTAATGGTCACTCGGAACTCAATTTTTAAGtgatttttattggaaattcaCTTTGAAGCAATCTGCAGCAAGACTAACTTGATTACTCTCCCTTCAAAGTGCCCTTCAAATAGGGATTTATACCATTTGGAACAAAGAGACTGTCAccacaaaggaaaaaaaactgtgcTGTGTATTTTGAACTATTTGACTTGCCATAGTTTGCTGTAGTTCTCAAGCAATGATGAGTAATGTTGTCTTCTAGTGACTATCAGTGATAACAAAACAGCAAGGATGTATAGATGCAATTTAACTTGGTAAACTTGGATATTATATGCATATGTGCTTGTCCATAATCATAAGGAATATGCTTTATAATTTCTTTATAGTATGTTCATGTACTTTATAGTTATTTGTTTCTTCATGCCTACTGCACTGAATCCATGGTGACTAAACAAATTACAGGCTGGATTCAGGGTGATATCCCTAACTGGGGTAGGGGCTGTGCAAATACCAACACACCTGGTGTGTATTCTCTGGTATTCCAATAAAGAATCTGGATATCCAAAAGAATCATTATTTGGTATTATCAAACATTATTTGGTCATCAAATAGGCagaatacagtcccctctgaaagtactgaAATGGCAAGGCCAGTTATTTagttttgctatacactgaagacatttgggtttgagatcaaaagatgaatatgaaacaaTAGAATTCAGAATTTCAGGCATTCATTTCTTGATGTTTAtgtctagatgtgttaaacaatataaaacatggcacctttggtggcagataACCCAATTTTTAGGTCAGCAAAtctataggaacagatagtcttaaagtaaatcaAAGTAAATACCACTTAATATTTCAGGATGCAGCGTCaacctctgaaccataaacaagctagtgttgtggtctttgcatcgttacttgctcggcgcagaatactgttgtcttggacctctccacaacccccctctatatcagtctggcttaaagatttaatcttctttttaaaacttgaaaaaatcaagtacaacatcagaggcaggggtgactcatttttgggaaaatgggcacaatttattacctacttcaatgatgtacgcaccctggtggtgtattgaggagaggtggacTGTAATTCCTGATCATCTTACcccccttttttgttgttgttgttttggggttttatgtttgttagttttttgtttttgtttttttgtggggttttttttgttgttttgtttagttttgtttttttctttggttgtttgtttattgtttttttgtttccccctttcttttggttttggctgtggttgttgttggggttgttgggtggggtgttatgtaaaatgtaacttttcaataaaaattctatgatcaaaaaatatttcaggatggatggatgaaccaTAATCAAACAAATCATAGATATCCAGAAAATGAGTCTTGAACATGAACGTGTAAGCAATGTTTCTGAAATTAAGGCTGCTGCATTTTCAACTAACTGGGGCTTGTTTTTGAACCTATGGGAAATTCCAGGCAGCAGGGCACTATATTTGTACACCTTCAAGGTGGCAAAAGCAAGAATTAATTTTGTATGCATCACTTTTTAGCAAGCCTGTGTCAACAATGAAAACCTCCCTGAGACggaatgaggaagaaaccttgtaAGGAACAAGCGTAAAAGAGAACCCATCCTATTTTGAGTGATGATAGTGAGATTTTGATCATTACTTTAAATGATTGTCAGATCTATTTACTCTAATACTCTGTCAGATTAGTATTGGAGGCCTAGTCTACATCCTGATGTTCAGAAATGCATCAGGTCTTGTTCTGTTTGTGATCACGCCAAGACTCCCAAACAACTACATGATGGCAATCTAGAACTCTTACCAGCACC comes from Ictalurus punctatus breed USDA103 chromosome 11, Coco_2.0, whole genome shotgun sequence and encodes:
- the LOC108272226 gene encoding serine protease 27, translated to MLRYQCVVMALVLYLKGSLSQLSVCGRAHFNSRIMGGENASEGAWPWQVTLQSHGKQDGHFCGGSLVNKDWVLTAASCFSRERKSAVTVYLGKQTFNGFNPNQMIRYVKEVILHPNYNSTTKNNDIALLRLHSSVTFSDYVRPVCLAGQGSLFPDDAMSWITGWGNMNSTVPLPGVLQEAMVPIANAYLCDYLLNPGSITTNMICAGYINGGPGICQGDFGGPLVTKLGAAWIQAGIMSWSKGCAQHNSPGVYTLVSQYQIWISSIIKSDLPGFVRYQYSGTTGDSTDG